The following are encoded in a window of Platichthys flesus chromosome 11, fPlaFle2.1, whole genome shotgun sequence genomic DNA:
- the virma gene encoding protein virilizer homolog isoform X1: MAGDIATELLFLDTFKHQNAELTNVDVVRFPCGVFVTEVRVIPPGIKAHSNLPDSRAFGETSPHAFQLELFFNNVAKPSHPAFNRLGSLEYDENKSIVFRPSGKVNTDGLVLRGWYTSLTVAVYGTAERSHGHDQASPPPPPPPPPQQPTGPKRIVKQEWEKDDQYNGSPPRPAPRGPRTPPGPPPPDDDDEEQVQVTVGVVKDEPREGRDDYLEAVSPERSLPADETYSDAEPEEGDEEEEPEEEEDARTEGSALEEEEEEEEEDEGEDEEEEMEEGDDGYEQISSDEDDLDNSSFKLPTFDMDYTTEDLASVPPVQYDPYERELRPLLYFTPPYKTRFDTQFEKAIVEEPREAGDAKEPGEEADAVAQLKELLGSIGDDRDARWVTALEEATGQLSKGLAYLIKKEDSEVKDPVGILAKWALQALSMEVALTQPIALNLRQLKAGAKLASHLTECPQGLTALLREGALGVLLELLHADHLSSTLKLCILRALDALTSAPAGVEAFLHTGESEKSGYQHLVQLFLREETVRVITAGNAILQKSHMYEVLVDLQNTAAAWSETQQEDMEEADSPMEEEPSLAYPPVCEAELDRLAGVLEELHHLLETAPYCMVQPPGKAFPTSARITGPQERDDPYPALYRYMHACHFLESTTVVLSAAAAAGHVGVTQAVREILRFLSLTQPGLLFLLAQPSPTNLLLRLLASMSDGESEESTLTGGEGALTGPGFGEEGFGVWLMQALHALQGVSELMSHVATGGEGGAGLEEGDNAEVLGLLHALYLMTFTQTGRSAVAHVCSLDNNLSCLVTLLQHHSKDGQGEAKARKAVTYNYACMLVLLVVQSSNELRMMEQFASPLLALAKADDTNAKLQELSKWLEPLEKLRFEIGSIPTLLEYIKQNVENVLTADGAGLVTALRVLGHIASPPPSVEGQQRDLKWSLAGVQLFSGEGLDTCVRILQKLCSVLLQPWRVHGQMGPTPQRCMILSICISTLRLLRTMLTELLRRGAFQFRDTRVASVLVTLHMIVCSIPASGRLDGEETRVQALIVDVLLTFTQGVNEEVTHTEETLASNTWSLMLKEVLGSLLKAPEGLFSGLTLLSELLPLPLPMQSTQVISVQDVAVALNTRKLWSMHIRAQWKVFSEVLRCVCGTTCPPLLAMLRRVFVQLADLSSPTATLIMKTLVELLLEELQPVEGKSVCWVQALRLLSLMDALVSQRACKSAALHLLSGSVSGDEQMADLFPLLLPLLVPPTGTCLQQQQCSELVGTILQSLCDQDISLVITPPGESCVSEVEQLANALPGREMMSSVCNALLEVLGNAESSVPLLLTSLRTLTFFTEHDYGLYHFKVALKKHDGALCSLLKRLVCAFNKDSADLLSALLDFLRQILNTDAMCVDEAQGSGEETSFSHPPRFLSGSEMKALLQWEESESHPLPTLEKQITKLSKEDESLEAMLENVIVLRQTLETATDTPPAADTEPTLPAPETLGAQFNHRTVFILSEALDEQLKALWFSPFHTDDIEVDLDMVKVDLVGLAQECCPELDLKAELERSFLSEPSSPGHTKTTKGFRLGKHKHETFITSRFSGKSDYCEPAKRAHIMAAPRGRGGRGGFGQNLCRPHDIFRQRKQNTSRPPSMHVDDFVAAEFKDITPLGLLAQKRLPKSSPKPPTRGLFTGNRGRATFHSQARFFTPPQPKGVLLTGNYTRREGGRGSSWSGQIPGITHRGTYSEPRGGQSNFTRGPLPSRQPPASAYRLAPRDRAPRGRGGTGLSWLSGGGGGGGGGAGGGGGGGGGGGGGRGSQGSKFSGGGGGGSGGGRGRHVRSFTR, translated from the exons ATGGCGGGGGATATCGCCACGGAGCTTCTGTTTCTAGATACGTTTAAACACCAGAATGCAGAG CTAACCAACGTGGATGTGGTGCGGTTTCCTTGCGGGGTGTTCGTCACAGAGGTGCGGGTCATTCCTCCAGGAATCAAAGCTCACAGTAACTTACCTGACAGCAGAGCTTTTGg GGAGACGTCTCCTCACGCCTTCCAGTTGGAGCTGTTCTTCAATAATGTGGCAAAACCCAGCCACCCAGCCTTCAACAGACTGGGCAG TCTGGAGTATGATGAGAACAAGTCCATTGTGTTCAGACCCAGTGGGAAG GTGAACACAGACGGCCTGGTGCTGCGTGGCTGGTACACCAGTCTGACTGTGGCCGTGTACGGTACAGCTGAGCGCTCTCACGGACATGACCAAGCCtcgccccctcctccaccacccccaccccctcaacAGCCAACCGGGCCAAAGAGGATCGTTAAACAAG agtGGGAAAAAGACGACCAATACAATGGCAGCCCACCCAGACCAGCACCCAGAGGGCCTCGTACTCCACCTGGACCTCCACCaccagatgatgatgatgaggagcaggtCCAAGTGACGG TGGGCGTGGTCAAAGATGAGCCGCGCGAGGGTCGAGACGACTACCTAGAGGCCGTTTCACCTGAGAGATCCCTGCCTGCTGATGAGACGTATTCAGATGCTGAGCCAGAGGAgggcgatgaagaggaggagccagaggaggaagaggatgccCGTACAGAGGGAAGcgctctggaggaggaggaagaagaggaggaggaagatgagggtgaggacgaggaagaggaaatggaggAAG GAGATGATGGTTATGAGCAGATTTCCAGTGATGAAGACGACTTGGATAATAGTAGCTTCAAGTTGCCCACCTTTGACATGGACTACACTACTGAGGACCTGGCTTCTGTCCCACCGGTCCAGTATGACCCATATGAGCGAGAACTCAGGCCCCTGCTCTACTTCACCCCCCCTTACAAGACTCGTTTTGATACCCAGTTTGAGAAAGCCATTGTCGAGGAGCCCAGGGAGGCTGGTGATGCAAAAGAACCTGGAGAAGAAGCTGACGCTGTTGCCCAACTAAAGGAGCTGCTGGGTAGCATTGGTGACGACAGAGATGCTCGCTGGGTCACTGCTCTGGAAGAGGCAACTGGACAACTGAGCAAAGGGTTGGcctatttaattaaaaaggaaGACAGCGAGGTAAAGGATCCAGTTGGAATCTTAGCCAAGTGGGCTCTCCAAGCTCTGAGTATGGAGGTTGCTCTCACACAGCCAATTGCACTGAACCTCAGACAGTTGAAAGCTGGTGCCAAGCTAGCATCCCACCTGACTGAGTGCCCACAGGGCCTCACAGCGTTGCTGCGTGAAGGGGCCCTAGGTGTTTTACTGGAGCTGCTCCACGCAGACCACTTATCTTCCACTCTGAAGCTCTGTATCCTTAGAGCTCTCGATGCTCTGACTAGCGCTCCTGCTGGTGTGGAAGCTTTCCTACACACAGGCGAGTCAGAGAAGAGTGGATATCAG CATTTAGTTCAGCTGTTCCTACGTGAAGAAACCGTGAGGGTCATAACTGCTGGCAACGCCATATTACAGAAGAGTCACATGTACGAGGTACTGGTCGACCTACAGaatacagcagcagcatggagtGAAACACAGCAg gaggacatggaggaggccgacAGCCCCATGGAGGAGGAACCATCGCTAGCCTACCCCCCTGTGTGTGAAGCAGAGCTCGATAGATTGGCAGGGGTTCTGGAAGAGTTGCATCACCTGCTAGAGACGGCCCCTTACTGCATGGTGCAGCCGCCTGGGAAAGCTTTCCCGACTTCTGCAAGAATAACGGGACCACAGGAGAGAGACGATCCATATCCAGCACTGTATAG GTATATGCACGCATGCCATTTCTTGGAGAGCACGACAgtggtgttgtcggcagctgctgcgGCTGGGCATGTAGGTGTCACCCAAGCAGTCCGAGAAATCCTGCGCTTCCTGTCGCTCACCCAGCCAggtctgctcttcctcctcgccCAGCCCAGCCCCACCAACCTGCTGCTGCGTCTTCTGGCTTCAATGTCGGACGGCGAGAGCGAGGAGAGTACTTTGACCGGTGGAGAGGGAGCTCTGACCGGGCCCGGGTTCGGGGAAGAGGGCTTTGGCGTGTGGTTAATGCAAGCGCTGCATGCTCTGCAGGGTGTGTCGGAGCTCATGAGCCATGTGGccacaggaggagagggaggagctggaCTGGAGGAAGGTGACAATGCAGAGGTACTGGGGTTGCTGCATGCGCTCTACCTGATGACCTTCACTCAGACTGGTCGAAGTGCTGTGGCCCACGTTTGTAGCCTGGACAACAACCTCTCCTGTCTGGTGACCCTGCTCCAGCACCACAGCAAAGATGGACAGGG TGAAGCGAAGGCCCGCAAAGCAGTGACATATAATTATGCCTGTATGCTGGTGTTACTTGTGGTGCAGAGCTCTAATGAACTGAGGATGATGGAACAGTTTGCTTCTCCACTGCTCGCCTTAGCCAAGGCTGATGACACCAATGCCAAGTTACAAG AGCTCAGTAAATGGTTGGAGCCTCTCGAAAAACTTCGCTTTGAGATCGGCAGCATTCCCACGCTCCTAGAGTACATTAAACAG aatgtggaaaatgtgttgACGGCTGACGGAGCTGGTCTTGTCACTGCGCTCAGGGTTCTCGGTCACATTGCCAGCCCCCCTCCTTCCGTCGAAG GTCAGCAGAGGGATCTCAAGTGGAGTCTCGCAGGGGTTCAGCTGTTCTCAGGCGAGGGTCTGGATACGTGTGTGCGTATCCTGCAGAAGCTGTGCAGCGTGTTGCTGCAGCCATGGCGTGTACACGGACAAATGGGCCCCACGCCGCAACGCTGCATGATCCTCAGTATATGCATCAGCACACTCAGGTTGTTGCGCACCATGTTGACAGAGCTCCTCCGCCGGGGAGCTTTTCAGTTCAGGGACACTCGTGTTGCCAGTGTGCTGGTGACGCTCCACATGATTGTTTGCTCCATCCCTGCGTCTGGACGTCTGGACGGGGAGGAGACCAGAGTGCAGGCTTTAATTGTGGATGTGCTGCTCACGTTCACACAGGGTGTCAATGAGGAG gtgACTCATACAGAAGAGACTCTGGCCAGTAACACTTGGTCGCTGATGCTGAAGGAGGTGTTGGGCTCACTGCTGAAAGCCCCTGAAGGTCTGTTCTCTGGTCTGACTCTGCTGTCTGAGCTCCTGCCTCTGCCACTCCCAATGCAGAGCACTCAG GTGATCTCAGTCCAAGATGTGGCTGTAGCCTTAAACACAAGGAAGCTGTGGAGCATGCACATACGGGCGCAGTGGAAAGTGTTTTCTGAGgtgctcaggtgtgtgtgtggaactaCATGCCCTCCTCTCCTAGCCATGCTGAGGAGAGTGTTCGTTCAACTGGCAGACCTGTCCTCACCCACTGCGACACTCATCATGAAAAccctggtggagctgctgctggaggagctgcagcc GGTGGAGGGGAAAAGTGTGTGCTGGGTCCAAGCCCTCCGTCTGCTCTCTTTGATGGATGCCCTGGTGTCACAGAGAGCTTGTAAGAGTGCAGCATTACACCTCCTTTCCGGGTCGGTGTCTGGAGATGAACAAATGGCCGATCTGTTCCCTTTGCTTCTGCCACTGTTGGTTCCTCCCACCGGCACCTGCttacaacagcagcagtgcagcGAACTAGTTGGGACAATATTACAGTCACTGTGTGACCAA GACATTTCTTTGGTGATAACTCCACCTGGTGAAAGTTGTGTATCCGAGGTCGAGCAGCTAGCCAATGCACTTCCGGGGCGAGAGATGATGTCATCGGTGTGCAACGCCTTGTTAGAGGTTTTGGGGAATGCAGAGAGCAgcgtccctctcctcctcacctctctcagGACCTTGACATTCTTCACAGAGCACGACTATGGACTTTACCACTTCAAAGT TGCTCTGAAGAAACATGATGGAGCTCTGTGCTCCCTCTTAAAGAGGCTGGTGTGTGCATTTAACAAGGACTCAGCAGATTTGCTCTCAGCTCTGCTGGACTTCCTCAGACAGATTCTCAACACAGATGCAATG TGTGTCGACGAGGCTCAGGGGTCTGGTGAAGAGACCTCCTTCTCCCATCCTCCACGCTTCCTGTCCGGCTCTGAGATGAAAGCTCTGCTGCAGTGGGAGGAGTCTGAGTCACATCCGCTCCCGACTTTAGAGAAACAGATTACG aAACTTTCTAAAGAAGATGAATCACTGGAGGCCATGTTGGAAAATGTGATTGTTCTGAGGCAGACACTGGAGACGGCCACCGACACACCTCCAGCTGCTGACACTGAGCCCACTCTGCCGGCTCCCGAGACACTCGGGGCCCAATTTAACCACag GACTGTGTTTATCCTGTCAGAAGCTCTGGATGAGCAGCTGAAGGCTCTGTGGTTCTCTCCCTTCCACACTGATGACATAGAAGTAGACCTTGACATG gtgaaggtggaTCTGGTGGGTCTGGCTCAGGAGTGTTGTCCAGAACTGGACCTGAAGGCAGAGCTGGAGCGCTCCTTCCTGTCTGAGCCGTCCTCCCCTGGTCACACCAAGACTACAAAAGGCTTCAGACtcggcaaacacaaacatgagacGTTCATCACGTCAAGGTTCAG cggTAAATCGGATTACTGCGAGCCCGCTAAACGAGCCCACATCATGGCTGCTCCACGTGGCCGCGGAGGTCGTGGAGGGTTTGGTCAAAATCTCTGCCGACCCCACGATATCTTCCGCCAGCGCAAACAGAACACTTCCCGTCCTCCCAGTATGCACGTGGATGACTTTGTGGCAGCAGAGTTTAAGGACATTACGCCGCTTGGGCTTTTGGCCCAAAAACGACTGCCCAAGAGTTCACCCAAACCCCCCACCAGAGGACTGTTCACCGGCAACAGAGGGAGAGCCACCTTCCACAGCCAGGCTCGCTTTTTCACTCCACCACAACCTAAAGGCGTCCTGCTAACTG GGAACTACACTagaagagaaggaggcagaggGTCATCATGGAGCGGCCAAATTCCAGGCATCACTCACAGAGGAACCTACAGCGAACCCCGGGGAGGCCAGAGCAACTTCACACGTGGACCACTGCCGTCCAGACAACCCCCAGCAA GTGCGTATCGCCTCGCTCCTCGGGACCGAGCTCCGCGGGGCAGAGGAGGCACCGGCCTGTCGTGGCTTAGCGGGGgtggaggcggcggcggcggtggtgCTGGAGGAGGGGGCGGTGGAGGCGGGGGAGGCGGAGGGGGGAGAGGATCTCAGGGGAGCAAGTTtagcggcggaggaggaggagggagcggaGGCGGGAGGGGCAGGCACGTTCGCTCCTTCACCAGGTAA
- the virma gene encoding protein virilizer homolog isoform X4, with protein sequence MAGDIATELLFLDTFKHQNAELTNVDVVRFPCGVFVTEVRVIPPGIKAHSNLPDSRAFGETSPHAFQLELFFNNVAKPSHPAFNRLGSLEYDENKSIVFRPSGKVNTDGLVLRGWYTSLTVAVYGTAERSHGHDQASPPPPPPPPPQQPTGPKRIVKQEWEKDDQYNGSPPRPAPRGPRTPPGPPPPDDDDEEQVQVTVGVVKDEPREGRDDYLEAVSPERSLPADETYSDAEPEEGDEEEEPEEEEDARTEGSALEEEEEEEEEDEGEDEEEEMEEGDDGYEQISSDEDDLDNSSFKLPTFDMDYTTEDLASVPPVQYDPYERELRPLLYFTPPYKTRFDTQFEKAIVEEPREAGDAKEPGEEADAVAQLKELLGSIGDDRDARWVTALEEATGQLSKGLAYLIKKEDSEVKDPVGILAKWALQALSMEVALTQPIALNLRQLKAGAKLASHLTECPQGLTALLREGALGVLLELLHADHLSSTLKLCILRALDALTSAPAGVEAFLHTGESEKSGYQHLVQLFLREETVRVITAGNAILQKSHMYEVLVDLQNTAAAWSETQQEDMEEADSPMEEEPSLAYPPVCEAELDRLAGVLEELHHLLETAPYCMVQPPGKAFPTSARITGPQERDDPYPALYRYMHACHFLESTTVVLSAAAAAGHVGVTQAVREILRFLSLTQPGLLFLLAQPSPTNLLLRLLASMSDGESEESTLTGGEGALTGPGFGEEGFGVWLMQALHALQGVSELMSHVATGGEGGAGLEEGDNAEVLGLLHALYLMTFTQTGRSAVAHVCSLDNNLSCLVTLLQHHSKDGQGEAKARKAVTYNYACMLVLLVVQSSNELRMMEQFASPLLALAKADDTNAKLQELSKWLEPLEKLRFEIGSIPTLLEYIKQNVENVLTADGAGLVTALRVLGHIASPPPSVEGQQRDLKWSLAGVQLFSGEGLDTCVRILQKLCSVLLQPWRVHGQMGPTPQRCMILSICISTLRLLRTMLTELLRRGAFQFRDTRVASVLVTLHMIVCSIPASGRLDGEETRVQALIVDVLLTFTQGVNEEVTHTEETLASNTWSLMLKEVLGSLLKAPEGLFSGLTLLSELLPLPLPMQSTQVISVQDVAVALNTRKLWSMHIRAQWKVFSEVLRCVCGTTCPPLLAMLRRVFVQLADLSSPTATLIMKTLVELLLEELQPVEGKSVCWVQALRLLSLMDALVSQRACKSAALHLLSGSVSGDEQMADLFPLLLPLLVPPTGTCLQQQQCSELVGTILQSLCDQDISLVITPPGESCVSEVEQLANALPGREMMSSVCNALLEVLGNAESSVPLLLTSLRTLTFFTEHDYGLYHFKVALKKHDGALCSLLKRLVCAFNKDSADLLSALLDFLRQILNTDAMCVDEAQGSGEETSFSHPPRFLSGSEMKALLQWEESESHPLPTLEKQITKLSKEDESLEAMLENVIVLRQTLETATDTPPAADTEPTLPAPETLGAQFNHRTVFILSEALDEQLKALWFSPFHTDDIEVDLDMVKVDLVGLAQECCPELDLKAELERSFLSEPSSPGHTKTTKGFRLGKHKHETFITSSGKSDYCEPAKRAHIMAAPRGRGGRGGFGQNLCRPHDIFRQRKQNTSRPPSMHVDDFVAAEFKDITPLGLLAQKRLPKSSPKPPTRGLFTGNRGRATFHSQARFFTPPQPKGVLLTGNYTRREGGRGSSWSGQIPGITHRGTYSEPRGGQSNFTRGPLPSRQPPASAYRLAPRDRAPRGRGGTGLSWLSGGGGGGGGGGGGGRGSQGSKFSGGGGGGSGGGRGRHVRSFTR encoded by the exons ATGGCGGGGGATATCGCCACGGAGCTTCTGTTTCTAGATACGTTTAAACACCAGAATGCAGAG CTAACCAACGTGGATGTGGTGCGGTTTCCTTGCGGGGTGTTCGTCACAGAGGTGCGGGTCATTCCTCCAGGAATCAAAGCTCACAGTAACTTACCTGACAGCAGAGCTTTTGg GGAGACGTCTCCTCACGCCTTCCAGTTGGAGCTGTTCTTCAATAATGTGGCAAAACCCAGCCACCCAGCCTTCAACAGACTGGGCAG TCTGGAGTATGATGAGAACAAGTCCATTGTGTTCAGACCCAGTGGGAAG GTGAACACAGACGGCCTGGTGCTGCGTGGCTGGTACACCAGTCTGACTGTGGCCGTGTACGGTACAGCTGAGCGCTCTCACGGACATGACCAAGCCtcgccccctcctccaccacccccaccccctcaacAGCCAACCGGGCCAAAGAGGATCGTTAAACAAG agtGGGAAAAAGACGACCAATACAATGGCAGCCCACCCAGACCAGCACCCAGAGGGCCTCGTACTCCACCTGGACCTCCACCaccagatgatgatgatgaggagcaggtCCAAGTGACGG TGGGCGTGGTCAAAGATGAGCCGCGCGAGGGTCGAGACGACTACCTAGAGGCCGTTTCACCTGAGAGATCCCTGCCTGCTGATGAGACGTATTCAGATGCTGAGCCAGAGGAgggcgatgaagaggaggagccagaggaggaagaggatgccCGTACAGAGGGAAGcgctctggaggaggaggaagaagaggaggaggaagatgagggtgaggacgaggaagaggaaatggaggAAG GAGATGATGGTTATGAGCAGATTTCCAGTGATGAAGACGACTTGGATAATAGTAGCTTCAAGTTGCCCACCTTTGACATGGACTACACTACTGAGGACCTGGCTTCTGTCCCACCGGTCCAGTATGACCCATATGAGCGAGAACTCAGGCCCCTGCTCTACTTCACCCCCCCTTACAAGACTCGTTTTGATACCCAGTTTGAGAAAGCCATTGTCGAGGAGCCCAGGGAGGCTGGTGATGCAAAAGAACCTGGAGAAGAAGCTGACGCTGTTGCCCAACTAAAGGAGCTGCTGGGTAGCATTGGTGACGACAGAGATGCTCGCTGGGTCACTGCTCTGGAAGAGGCAACTGGACAACTGAGCAAAGGGTTGGcctatttaattaaaaaggaaGACAGCGAGGTAAAGGATCCAGTTGGAATCTTAGCCAAGTGGGCTCTCCAAGCTCTGAGTATGGAGGTTGCTCTCACACAGCCAATTGCACTGAACCTCAGACAGTTGAAAGCTGGTGCCAAGCTAGCATCCCACCTGACTGAGTGCCCACAGGGCCTCACAGCGTTGCTGCGTGAAGGGGCCCTAGGTGTTTTACTGGAGCTGCTCCACGCAGACCACTTATCTTCCACTCTGAAGCTCTGTATCCTTAGAGCTCTCGATGCTCTGACTAGCGCTCCTGCTGGTGTGGAAGCTTTCCTACACACAGGCGAGTCAGAGAAGAGTGGATATCAG CATTTAGTTCAGCTGTTCCTACGTGAAGAAACCGTGAGGGTCATAACTGCTGGCAACGCCATATTACAGAAGAGTCACATGTACGAGGTACTGGTCGACCTACAGaatacagcagcagcatggagtGAAACACAGCAg gaggacatggaggaggccgacAGCCCCATGGAGGAGGAACCATCGCTAGCCTACCCCCCTGTGTGTGAAGCAGAGCTCGATAGATTGGCAGGGGTTCTGGAAGAGTTGCATCACCTGCTAGAGACGGCCCCTTACTGCATGGTGCAGCCGCCTGGGAAAGCTTTCCCGACTTCTGCAAGAATAACGGGACCACAGGAGAGAGACGATCCATATCCAGCACTGTATAG GTATATGCACGCATGCCATTTCTTGGAGAGCACGACAgtggtgttgtcggcagctgctgcgGCTGGGCATGTAGGTGTCACCCAAGCAGTCCGAGAAATCCTGCGCTTCCTGTCGCTCACCCAGCCAggtctgctcttcctcctcgccCAGCCCAGCCCCACCAACCTGCTGCTGCGTCTTCTGGCTTCAATGTCGGACGGCGAGAGCGAGGAGAGTACTTTGACCGGTGGAGAGGGAGCTCTGACCGGGCCCGGGTTCGGGGAAGAGGGCTTTGGCGTGTGGTTAATGCAAGCGCTGCATGCTCTGCAGGGTGTGTCGGAGCTCATGAGCCATGTGGccacaggaggagagggaggagctggaCTGGAGGAAGGTGACAATGCAGAGGTACTGGGGTTGCTGCATGCGCTCTACCTGATGACCTTCACTCAGACTGGTCGAAGTGCTGTGGCCCACGTTTGTAGCCTGGACAACAACCTCTCCTGTCTGGTGACCCTGCTCCAGCACCACAGCAAAGATGGACAGGG TGAAGCGAAGGCCCGCAAAGCAGTGACATATAATTATGCCTGTATGCTGGTGTTACTTGTGGTGCAGAGCTCTAATGAACTGAGGATGATGGAACAGTTTGCTTCTCCACTGCTCGCCTTAGCCAAGGCTGATGACACCAATGCCAAGTTACAAG AGCTCAGTAAATGGTTGGAGCCTCTCGAAAAACTTCGCTTTGAGATCGGCAGCATTCCCACGCTCCTAGAGTACATTAAACAG aatgtggaaaatgtgttgACGGCTGACGGAGCTGGTCTTGTCACTGCGCTCAGGGTTCTCGGTCACATTGCCAGCCCCCCTCCTTCCGTCGAAG GTCAGCAGAGGGATCTCAAGTGGAGTCTCGCAGGGGTTCAGCTGTTCTCAGGCGAGGGTCTGGATACGTGTGTGCGTATCCTGCAGAAGCTGTGCAGCGTGTTGCTGCAGCCATGGCGTGTACACGGACAAATGGGCCCCACGCCGCAACGCTGCATGATCCTCAGTATATGCATCAGCACACTCAGGTTGTTGCGCACCATGTTGACAGAGCTCCTCCGCCGGGGAGCTTTTCAGTTCAGGGACACTCGTGTTGCCAGTGTGCTGGTGACGCTCCACATGATTGTTTGCTCCATCCCTGCGTCTGGACGTCTGGACGGGGAGGAGACCAGAGTGCAGGCTTTAATTGTGGATGTGCTGCTCACGTTCACACAGGGTGTCAATGAGGAG gtgACTCATACAGAAGAGACTCTGGCCAGTAACACTTGGTCGCTGATGCTGAAGGAGGTGTTGGGCTCACTGCTGAAAGCCCCTGAAGGTCTGTTCTCTGGTCTGACTCTGCTGTCTGAGCTCCTGCCTCTGCCACTCCCAATGCAGAGCACTCAG GTGATCTCAGTCCAAGATGTGGCTGTAGCCTTAAACACAAGGAAGCTGTGGAGCATGCACATACGGGCGCAGTGGAAAGTGTTTTCTGAGgtgctcaggtgtgtgtgtggaactaCATGCCCTCCTCTCCTAGCCATGCTGAGGAGAGTGTTCGTTCAACTGGCAGACCTGTCCTCACCCACTGCGACACTCATCATGAAAAccctggtggagctgctgctggaggagctgcagcc GGTGGAGGGGAAAAGTGTGTGCTGGGTCCAAGCCCTCCGTCTGCTCTCTTTGATGGATGCCCTGGTGTCACAGAGAGCTTGTAAGAGTGCAGCATTACACCTCCTTTCCGGGTCGGTGTCTGGAGATGAACAAATGGCCGATCTGTTCCCTTTGCTTCTGCCACTGTTGGTTCCTCCCACCGGCACCTGCttacaacagcagcagtgcagcGAACTAGTTGGGACAATATTACAGTCACTGTGTGACCAA GACATTTCTTTGGTGATAACTCCACCTGGTGAAAGTTGTGTATCCGAGGTCGAGCAGCTAGCCAATGCACTTCCGGGGCGAGAGATGATGTCATCGGTGTGCAACGCCTTGTTAGAGGTTTTGGGGAATGCAGAGAGCAgcgtccctctcctcctcacctctctcagGACCTTGACATTCTTCACAGAGCACGACTATGGACTTTACCACTTCAAAGT TGCTCTGAAGAAACATGATGGAGCTCTGTGCTCCCTCTTAAAGAGGCTGGTGTGTGCATTTAACAAGGACTCAGCAGATTTGCTCTCAGCTCTGCTGGACTTCCTCAGACAGATTCTCAACACAGATGCAATG TGTGTCGACGAGGCTCAGGGGTCTGGTGAAGAGACCTCCTTCTCCCATCCTCCACGCTTCCTGTCCGGCTCTGAGATGAAAGCTCTGCTGCAGTGGGAGGAGTCTGAGTCACATCCGCTCCCGACTTTAGAGAAACAGATTACG aAACTTTCTAAAGAAGATGAATCACTGGAGGCCATGTTGGAAAATGTGATTGTTCTGAGGCAGACACTGGAGACGGCCACCGACACACCTCCAGCTGCTGACACTGAGCCCACTCTGCCGGCTCCCGAGACACTCGGGGCCCAATTTAACCACag GACTGTGTTTATCCTGTCAGAAGCTCTGGATGAGCAGCTGAAGGCTCTGTGGTTCTCTCCCTTCCACACTGATGACATAGAAGTAGACCTTGACATG gtgaaggtggaTCTGGTGGGTCTGGCTCAGGAGTGTTGTCCAGAACTGGACCTGAAGGCAGAGCTGGAGCGCTCCTTCCTGTCTGAGCCGTCCTCCCCTGGTCACACCAAGACTACAAAAGGCTTCAGACtcggcaaacacaaacatgagacGTTCATCACGTCAAG cggTAAATCGGATTACTGCGAGCCCGCTAAACGAGCCCACATCATGGCTGCTCCACGTGGCCGCGGAGGTCGTGGAGGGTTTGGTCAAAATCTCTGCCGACCCCACGATATCTTCCGCCAGCGCAAACAGAACACTTCCCGTCCTCCCAGTATGCACGTGGATGACTTTGTGGCAGCAGAGTTTAAGGACATTACGCCGCTTGGGCTTTTGGCCCAAAAACGACTGCCCAAGAGTTCACCCAAACCCCCCACCAGAGGACTGTTCACCGGCAACAGAGGGAGAGCCACCTTCCACAGCCAGGCTCGCTTTTTCACTCCACCACAACCTAAAGGCGTCCTGCTAACTG GGAACTACACTagaagagaaggaggcagaggGTCATCATGGAGCGGCCAAATTCCAGGCATCACTCACAGAGGAACCTACAGCGAACCCCGGGGAGGCCAGAGCAACTTCACACGTGGACCACTGCCGTCCAGACAACCCCCAGCAA GTGCGTATCGCCTCGCTCCTCGGGACCGAGCTCCGCGGGGCAGAGGAGGCACCGGCCTGTCGTGGCTTAGCGGGG GAGGGGGCGGTGGAGGCGGGGGAGGCGGAGGGGGGAGAGGATCTCAGGGGAGCAAGTTtagcggcggaggaggaggagggagcggaGGCGGGAGGGGCAGGCACGTTCGCTCCTTCACCAGGTAA